A genomic stretch from Effusibacillus pohliae DSM 22757 includes:
- a CDS encoding biotin transporter BioY, producing the protein MGKWTIRGLVFSALFAAITMAFSFLKFKLPFTAVPISFINFGPMIAGSILGARYGFLALLLAVGVAAAGLPVIGGSGGVSLMLGPTGGFVWVQPIAALLIGFFAERMRADRPSFWKLTAVNFLFGSLFLYPTGVGWLAHKLNLPLAKALVAGMWPFLPGDFLKALICAAVTVAVWRVYPIEQITGQNTNRSV; encoded by the coding sequence ATGGGCAAATGGACGATCCGCGGCCTTGTCTTCAGCGCCTTGTTCGCCGCGATCACAATGGCATTCAGCTTTCTCAAATTCAAGCTGCCCTTTACGGCGGTTCCGATTTCCTTCATCAACTTCGGGCCGATGATCGCCGGTTCGATTCTCGGCGCGAGATACGGATTTTTGGCGCTTCTGCTGGCGGTTGGCGTGGCAGCGGCCGGATTGCCGGTGATCGGGGGGAGCGGCGGCGTGTCTTTGATGCTGGGGCCGACCGGGGGGTTTGTTTGGGTACAACCAATCGCTGCGTTATTGATCGGTTTTTTTGCAGAGCGGATGCGGGCGGACAGGCCTTCTTTCTGGAAGCTGACCGCCGTCAATTTCCTGTTCGGGTCTTTGTTCCTGTATCCCACAGGAGTGGGCTGGCTGGCACACAAACTGAACCTGCCGCTGGCAAAGGCGCTGGTTGCCGGCATGTGGCCGTTCCTGCCAGGCGACTTCCTGAAAGCGCTGATCTGTGCAGCCGTCACAGTGGCCGTCTGGCGCGTGTACCCGATTGAACAGATCACGGGCCAAAACACGAACCGTTCCGTATAG
- a CDS encoding crotonase/enoyl-CoA hydratase family protein, whose protein sequence is MEVLVEKKGKVCTITINRPHVKNAVNRETAKQLADAFRTFERDDGLHVAVLYGVGGTFCAGADLKAIAEGKGNLMETDMTKDGPMGPTRMRLSKPVIAAVSGYAVAGGLELALWCDLRVVERNAVFGVFCRRFGVPLVDGGTQRLPRLIGMSRALDLILTGRPVGAEEALAMGLANRVVEPGMAKEESEKLAAQIAEFPQRCMRSDREAVYRGFDLDFDKAMELEFRLGLNVMNSGETQQGAIRFAAGEGRHGQF, encoded by the coding sequence ATGGAAGTGTTGGTTGAAAAAAAAGGAAAAGTTTGCACGATCACGATCAATCGGCCGCATGTGAAAAATGCTGTGAACCGGGAAACCGCCAAGCAACTGGCCGATGCTTTCCGTACGTTTGAACGGGACGACGGGCTGCATGTGGCGGTTCTCTATGGGGTAGGCGGCACATTTTGCGCAGGTGCGGACCTCAAGGCGATTGCTGAAGGAAAGGGGAACCTTATGGAGACCGACATGACGAAGGACGGTCCGATGGGGCCGACCCGGATGCGTCTTTCCAAGCCGGTGATTGCGGCCGTTTCGGGGTATGCCGTTGCCGGAGGGCTTGAACTGGCTCTGTGGTGTGATCTTCGTGTGGTCGAACGTAACGCCGTTTTTGGAGTCTTCTGCCGCCGCTTTGGCGTACCTCTGGTGGACGGAGGAACACAACGGTTACCAAGGCTCATCGGGATGAGCAGGGCGCTGGATCTGATTCTGACGGGCCGTCCGGTGGGAGCGGAGGAAGCACTAGCAATGGGGCTGGCGAACAGAGTGGTGGAGCCCGGAATGGCGAAAGAAGAATCGGAAAAGCTGGCCGCCCAAATCGCGGAGTTTCCCCAACGATGCATGCGCAGCGACCGTGAAGCGGTTTACCGCGGGTTTGACCTGGATTTTGACAAAGCAATGGAGCTGGAGTTTCGACTTGGTTTGAACGTCATGAACAGCGGAGAAACGCAGCAAGGCGCGATCCGTTTTGCCGCCGGGGAAGGCAGGCACGGACAATTTTGA